TGGCGCGCCATGAGCAGATCGAGCGCTTCGGCGTCCATGAAGGTGCCATGTTCAAGGGTGTCGAAGCCCGCGCGCAGTGCATTCTTGATGCCTTCGTTAGCGCGACAGTGGCCGGTGACTTTCGCTTTGTAGTTGTGCGCCTCGTGGACGACCGCTTCCATCTCTTCAAAGGTCATGCACAAGGAGTGATGATCGGCGTGGTCGCTGGCCGCATCGCCCGTGGGATAGGTCTTGATCCACTCGGTCCCTCCTTTGATGAGCTTGCGCGCGGCGGCGCGAGCCTCGACGGGCCCGTTGACCAAGAGAATCAGGCCTTCCATGCCAAGCGAGAGATAGTCGGGGTTCCAATCCATCAGGCCGCCCGAACCGCAGATCTCGCGACCGCTGGCCGCCAGGCGCGGGCCGAGGAACAGGTCTTCTTCGATGGCCCGCTTGAGCCAGACGTCGATGTTGTGCAGGCTGCCGCCGCTGCGCGCCGCGGTATAACCGCACTCGAGCGCTAGCTTGCAATTGGCGGCGGCCAGCAGAGTGACGTACTCGACCGGGTATTTGACATCGAGATCGGCCAACTCGCTGACGTTGAAGTAGGTGGGGTGATAGTGCGCCTCGACCAGGCCGGGGAGGATGGCGCCGCCGCGGGCGTTGAGCACATCGGCCTGGGGCGGAACCGGTGGAGCGCCCGCCGCCGGACCGGCGTAGGCAATGTGCCCGTCGGCGACGATCAGTACGGCGTCGGGGATGGGCGCAGCGCCAGTGCCATCGACCATCTGGCCGTTTTTGACGACAAGCGTGCCCTGGGCGATTTTCATGAAGTTTGCGATATGCGTTGGTAATTGGCCAGCGCCGGGCGCGCGATGACGACGGCGAGCCCCATCGTGGGGGCGAAGAGGGGCTTAAGATCCGTGCCGCCTTGGCTCATCCCGATCGGCATTATTGTAGGAGCCCGCACGACTGGCCGCAACGAAGCGAAATCTGACAACTATTGCCTGCCGCTGCGACAATGGGGCCACATATCACGCGGATATCCGCACGGCGGCGGATCGGCCGCGGTGGTGAAATCGATGCCCGCAAGAACGTGGTTTTGGCGCCAAAACCGGCTGCGGCGCGATTAACAGCCTGGGGAAGAAAGCCGTCGTGGCTTTCTTCCCTCTCGCCGCGAGCGGAGCTACGCTGCTGCGGCTCGCAAAATCACAACCCATGTCGCGATTTTGCGAAGCTTCCTGCAATTCACGCAGCCGGCGAACAATTCCCCGGACTGCTAAACGGTTTCCAAAAAACTGATTGCTAGCCGGGCCGCGGTGGCAGGCGCCATCCAATGGATCGAATGCCCGGCCTCTGGCACACGCACCCACTGCGCCAAACTGGCCCTTTGCGCAAAGTTGGCGGCGTCGGCGTCGGTAAGCATTGCGCCTAGGTCGGCATTGCCTTGCAGTAACAGCGCCGGGCAGCGAATGGCGGCGGCGATCTCATCCAGTTCGTAGCCTTCTAGCCAGCGACCTTCGACCACTGGGGTAAGTGTTTCAGGGTCCATATCGAGCAGACAATGGGCGGTGAATCTCAACGTGGCGGCGTCGCGGGTATCGCTGAGGGGCCGCCCCGCCACAAGGACGTCGCCCAGTTCGGCGGACAAGCGCGCCATGCGCTGCTGCCGGTCGCCTGTCGGCTGAGTCTGATGCCGCCGCGCCAGCTCGCGCCACGCGGAGAATTGCGCGAGTAGTGGTGTTTGGCCGATGCGCGCGCCCATCGTGCTGAACGGAGGATCTTCGAGCACTACCGCCCGCACGAGGTGCGGCGCGCGCGCGGCAACGCCGGCGGCGACCATCGCGCCCAGGGAATGACCGAACAATACTACCGGCTTTGCGGCTAGCTGTTCGATAAAGCGCACGGCGTCGTCGACATAATCCGCAACGAGGTAGTTGGAATCGCGTGACGAGGCGCCGTGGCCGCGCTGTTCGAGTGCGACGATTCGCCAGCGCGAGGCCAGGGCCGGCACGACAGTCAGGCAGTCTTGCCACCGTCGGCAAACGCCATGCAGAAAAATCAAACTGGGGCCGCCTGGGGGGGCAGTCGCGTAATTCAGCGTCAGTCCGGCCGAATGGAACGACCGTTCGGTGAAGTGATTCATGTCGACACCGGCGCGGGCGCGACGCGCACACAGCGGCCCTCGACTGTCAAGCGGCCGGCCGCGAAGAGCCGAATGGCCTCGGGCAGCGCCTCGCACTCGGCCGCGAACACACGCGCGGCGAGCGACTCGGCGGTGTCGTCGTCGAGCACCGGCACGGCGCGCTGCAAAACGATGGGCCCGTGATCGTATTGATTGTCGACAAAATGGACCGTGCAGCCCGAGAGTTTGGCGCCATGCTCGAGCACGGCGCGATGGACGGCGGCGCCGTAATAGCCATGCCCGCAGAAGGATGGAATGAGCGCGGGATGGATGTTGATGACGCGCGCTTCGAAATCGGCGGGGATGTCGAGCAGCTTAAGAAACCCACCGCAGACGACTAGCTGAGCGCCCGCGAGGCGACAGTGTTCGAAGATGGGGCGACTGAACTCGGCGACGCTTGGGTAGGCCTTGCGTTCGATCACGTGCGTTTCGATATCCGCCTGACGAGCGATCTCTAGGCCGCGAGCCGTTGGGCTGCTCGAAATCACTACGCGAATATCGATGGGCAGTTCGCCAGCGCGCGCCTTGGCGATCAGATTGCGCAGGGTCGTTCCGCCGCCCGAGATCAACACGGCGGCCGGCAATCGCGGTGTGGTCACGAAACGGCCTCGCACGACAGAAGATCGACCAGCACGGCATGATCGACCGGCTTAACCAGATGGTAATCGAACCCGGACTGGCGGGAACGTTCACGATCGGCGGCCTGGCCGTACCCACTGATGGCGATGATGCGCGGCCCGTCTCCCAACTGGGTTCGCATTTCGCGAGCGACTTCGTATCCGTCCATTCCCGGCAATCCAATATCGAGCAAGACAATCGAGGGCCGATACTG
This region of Pirellulales bacterium genomic DNA includes:
- a CDS encoding amidohydrolase family protein, with product MKIAQGTLVVKNGQMVDGTGAAPIPDAVLIVADGHIAYAGPAAGAPPVPPQADVLNARGGAILPGLVEAHYHPTYFNVSELADLDVKYPVEYVTLLAAANCKLALECGYTAARSGGSLHNIDVWLKRAIEEDLFLGPRLAASGREICGSGGLMDWNPDYLSLGMEGLILLVNGPVEARAAARKLIKGGTEWIKTYPTGDAASDHADHHSLCMTFEEMEAVVHEAHNYKAKVTGHCRANEGIKNALRAGFDTLEHGTFMDAEALDLLMARQTPVVPALQFELASVRNGPEFKMPQRVIDGHQETLDAGCESARLIFRAGGRLGLGGDYGFAWNPHGTYAKEISFFVNYVGFSPVEAIQCATQSGAVILGRADEFGTLEAGKLADVLVIDGDVISDITILEDRSRIMAVIQGGVVKAGRLAGKSPREWDAAVSA
- a CDS encoding alpha/beta hydrolase, which translates into the protein MNHFTERSFHSAGLTLNYATAPPGGPSLIFLHGVCRRWQDCLTVVPALASRWRIVALEQRGHGASSRDSNYLVADYVDDAVRFIEQLAAKPVVLFGHSLGAMVAAGVAARAPHLVRAVVLEDPPFSTMGARIGQTPLLAQFSAWRELARRHQTQPTGDRQQRMARLSAELGDVLVAGRPLSDTRDAATLRFTAHCLLDMDPETLTPVVEGRWLEGYELDEIAAAIRCPALLLQGNADLGAMLTDADAANFAQRASLAQWVRVPEAGHSIHWMAPATAARLAISFLETV
- the purN gene encoding phosphoribosylglycinamide formyltransferase, with protein sequence MPAAVLISGGGTTLRNLIAKARAGELPIDIRVVISSSPTARGLEIARQADIETHVIERKAYPSVAEFSRPIFEHCRLAGAQLVVCGGFLKLLDIPADFEARVINIHPALIPSFCGHGYYGAAVHRAVLEHGAKLSGCTVHFVDNQYDHGPIVLQRAVPVLDDDTAESLAARVFAAECEALPEAIRLFAAGRLTVEGRCVRVAPAPVST